From a region of the Drosophila virilis strain 15010-1051.87 chromosome 3, Dvir_AGI_RSII-ME, whole genome shotgun sequence genome:
- the LOC6623542 gene encoding cilia- and flagella-associated protein 298, translating to MVMLHVKRGDENLFLYETSVTAATDAVIRELVSVFNGRLKIQRICMEIEELAEHGTMLPVEMIGLNDDQIEELKLKDTWADKCVPMGGFTFNKDPLCRRNGQQPNEAMRKVLANAMTDAKAMVDKKLCKSSTALTLKVIEEALNILRGAVTIVYPMKLPPHDTIQMEFANMEDLSGTQASKEVIEPSKAQLWFAGRQILTGKLLNEYLGNNDKTKVVVKLNQLGEGPPAREQVITEQVRRQMMAAAYKRQEELKATKS from the exons ATGGTAATGCTACATGTGAAACGCGGCGATGAGAATCTCTTTCTGTATGAGACAAGTGTGACCGCAGCCACGGATGCCGTTATACGTGAACTGGTATCGGTTTTCAATGGCCGCTTGAAAATTCAACGCATTTGCATGGAAATCGAGGAGCTGGCCGAGCACGGCACCATGCTGCCGGTTGAAATGATTGGCCTGAACGATGATCAGATCGAGGAGCTGAAACTCAAAGATACCTGGGCAGATAAATGCGTGCCCATGGGCGGCTTCACGTTCAACAAGGATCCGCTGTGCCGGCGCAACGGCCAGCAGCCGAACGAGGCGATGCGCAAGGTGCTCGCCAATGCCATGACCGATGCCAAGGCCATGGTCGATAAG AAATTGTGCAAATCCTCGACCGCACTCACGCTGAAGGTCATCGAGGAGGCGCTGAACATATTGCGCGGCGCAGTCACCATTGTGTATCCGATGAAGCTGCCGCCGCACGACACCATACAGATGGAGTTCGCCAACATGGAGGATCTGAGCGGCACCCAGGCATCCAAGGAGGTCATCGAGCCCTCGAAGGCTCAATTGTGGTTTGCCGGTCGCCAGATCCTAACTGGCAAGCTACTGAACGAGTATTTGGGCAATAATGACAAGACCAAG GTTGTGGTCAAGCTGAATCAGCTGGGCGAGGGTCCGCCCGCCCGCGAGCAGGTCATCACCGAGCAAGTGCGTCGCCAAATGATGGCAGCCGCCTACAAACGCCAGGAGGAGCTCAAG GCTACTAAATCGTAA
- the Teh4 gene encoding uncharacterized protein Teh4 isoform X1, producing MARRKDKPRLIPEQDKRICRAICLCQLTMVLSCVSIVYLSVAIYSPSLKAFKSGFELDPVMCQTVDRQMPNNCPWASCGEWCLTRTSGFCPQIHSIVRRNGTDIQLNNCTRVTNTSCAMIDLNRLNKFNCNNGTVCNNIRGVFNCSNGHCKNMSEFFLCHHKPDGPVINSAKDNTKLNGFFECHGVHCTKIKRPFSCDRYCSRITTANINTLIMHEDNVIAADCENAVAFNEARGKEHGVRIEPTEFWKEDDGNLLTNCATVTRESDNRITATDCLNGTLLEHDALPAPFMNFTQFWAIYDNSTHAVDPEQKFLPNQANLTIYSWKKLFINLEGCVNTLRGECKDFVARYGNDGDNNTAQSRYQCYYNKDTNVEFVVARYDLDKVYRELVVSLIVPIVLFVISSISLCVITKSVKVGDDAKMRCVCAGDDSDDDGFGNAAAAKQPEQVYDTDDDVVDLEQQAVELDVAAEPAHPFDTQEMIGSTKSLIPLSPTEQQSTEDQDEKAAKCDVPEKPLVIL from the exons ATGGCGCGTCGCAAGGACAAGCCGCGCCTGATACCCGAGCAGGACAAGCGCATCTGTCGCGCCATTTGCCTCTGCCAGCTGACCATGGTGCTGTCCTGCGTCTCCATTGTCTATCTCAGCGTGGCCATATACTCGCCCTCCCTCAA AGCCTTCAAGTCGGGCTTCGAGCTGGATCCGGTCATGTGCCAGACTGTCGACCGTCAGATGCCCAACAATTGCCCCTGGGCCTCGTGCGGCGAATGGTGTCTGACCCGCACCAGCGGCTTCTGTCCGCAAATCCATTCGATAGTGCGACGCAACGGCACCGATATACAGCTCAACAACTGCACCCGGGTGACCAACACCTCCTGCGCCATG ATTGACCTGAATCGCCTGAACAAGTTTAACTGCAACAATGGCACCGTTTGCAACAACATTCGCGGCGTCTTCAACTGCTCGAATG GCCACTGCAAGAACATGTCCGAGTTCTTTTTGTGCCATCACAAGCCGGATGGGCCTGTCATCAACTCGGCCAAGGATAACACCAAGCTGAATGGCTTCTTCGAATGCCACGGCGTGCACTGCACCAAGATCAAGCGACCCTTCAGCTGCGATCGCTACTGTTCCCGCATAACCACCGCCAACATCAACACGCTCATCATGCAC GAGGACAATGTTATTGCGGCGGACTGCGAGAACGCGGTGGCCTTCAATGAGGCGCGCGGCAAGGAGCACGGCGTACGCATCGAACCCACGGAATTCTGGAAGGAGGACGACGGCAACCTGTTGACCAACTGTGCCACAGTTACACGCGAATCGGACAATCGCATCAC CGCCACGGATTGCCTGAATGGGACTCTGCTGGAGCACGATGCGCTGCCGGCGCCATTCATGAACTTCACACAGTTCTGGGCCATCTATGATAATAGCACGCATGCCGTCGATCCGGAGCAAAAGTTTCTGCCCAACCAGGCCAATCTGACCATCTACAGCTGGAAGAAGCTGTTCATCAATCTCGAGGGCTGCGTCAACACGCTGCGCGGCGAGTGCAAGGACTTCGTGGCGCGCTATGGCAACGATGGCGACAACAACACGGCCCAGTCACGCTATCAATGCTACTACAACAAG GATACAAATGTGGAATTTGTGGTCGCACGCTACGATCTGGATAAGGTGTATCGCGAGTTGGTCGTCTCGCTGATTGTGCCCATTGTGCTGTTTGTCATTTCCTCCATATCGTTGTGCGTCATTACCAAGTCCGTCAAG GTGGGCGACGATGCCAAGATGCGTTGTGTCTGCGCTGGCGATGATTCGGATGATGATGGCTTTGgcaatgcagctgctgccaagcAACCGGAACAGGTCTATGATACGGACGACGATGTGGTCGACCTGGAGCAGCAGGCTGTCGAGCTGGATGTGGCAGCGGAGCCAGCACATCCATTCGATACGCAGGAAATGATTGGCAGCACCAAGTCCTTAATACCGCTGAGTCCCACCGAGCAGCAGTCGACGGAGGATCAGGACGAGAAGGCCGCCAAGTGTGATGTGCCCGAAAAGCCGCTGGTTATACTCTAA
- the Teh4 gene encoding uncharacterized protein Teh4 isoform X2: MSEFFLCHHKPDGPVINSAKDNTKLNGFFECHGVHCTKIKRPFSCDRYCSRITTANINTLIMHEDNVIAADCENAVAFNEARGKEHGVRIEPTEFWKEDDGNLLTNCATVTRESDNRITATDCLNGTLLEHDALPAPFMNFTQFWAIYDNSTHAVDPEQKFLPNQANLTIYSWKKLFINLEGCVNTLRGECKDFVARYGNDGDNNTAQSRYQCYYNKDTNVEFVVARYDLDKVYRELVVSLIVPIVLFVISSISLCVITKSVKVGDDAKMRCVCAGDDSDDDGFGNAAAAKQPEQVYDTDDDVVDLEQQAVELDVAAEPAHPFDTQEMIGSTKSLIPLSPTEQQSTEDQDEKAAKCDVPEKPLVIL; this comes from the exons ATGTCCGAGTTCTTTTTGTGCCATCACAAGCCGGATGGGCCTGTCATCAACTCGGCCAAGGATAACACCAAGCTGAATGGCTTCTTCGAATGCCACGGCGTGCACTGCACCAAGATCAAGCGACCCTTCAGCTGCGATCGCTACTGTTCCCGCATAACCACCGCCAACATCAACACGCTCATCATGCAC GAGGACAATGTTATTGCGGCGGACTGCGAGAACGCGGTGGCCTTCAATGAGGCGCGCGGCAAGGAGCACGGCGTACGCATCGAACCCACGGAATTCTGGAAGGAGGACGACGGCAACCTGTTGACCAACTGTGCCACAGTTACACGCGAATCGGACAATCGCATCAC CGCCACGGATTGCCTGAATGGGACTCTGCTGGAGCACGATGCGCTGCCGGCGCCATTCATGAACTTCACACAGTTCTGGGCCATCTATGATAATAGCACGCATGCCGTCGATCCGGAGCAAAAGTTTCTGCCCAACCAGGCCAATCTGACCATCTACAGCTGGAAGAAGCTGTTCATCAATCTCGAGGGCTGCGTCAACACGCTGCGCGGCGAGTGCAAGGACTTCGTGGCGCGCTATGGCAACGATGGCGACAACAACACGGCCCAGTCACGCTATCAATGCTACTACAACAAG GATACAAATGTGGAATTTGTGGTCGCACGCTACGATCTGGATAAGGTGTATCGCGAGTTGGTCGTCTCGCTGATTGTGCCCATTGTGCTGTTTGTCATTTCCTCCATATCGTTGTGCGTCATTACCAAGTCCGTCAAG GTGGGCGACGATGCCAAGATGCGTTGTGTCTGCGCTGGCGATGATTCGGATGATGATGGCTTTGgcaatgcagctgctgccaagcAACCGGAACAGGTCTATGATACGGACGACGATGTGGTCGACCTGGAGCAGCAGGCTGTCGAGCTGGATGTGGCAGCGGAGCCAGCACATCCATTCGATACGCAGGAAATGATTGGCAGCACCAAGTCCTTAATACCGCTGAGTCCCACCGAGCAGCAGTCGACGGAGGATCAGGACGAGAAGGCCGCCAAGTGTGATGTGCCCGAAAAGCCGCTGGTTATACTCTAA